Proteins co-encoded in one Haloarcula sp. DT43 genomic window:
- a CDS encoding glycosyltransferase: MSSAPGKNWRSTEERDDDESALATAATLFRVALVPMTVPLQVALAIRDLVFALTILPILTVWLVVNAYLYYPVCLALLKRHWRTVRRGWQRRVRRTDSTVASESAYSVSVGAGAHESLADESLPTMAVLLPAYEESAVIEQSIRSVQASNYPPSKLQLYVLTEPGDDETSEVLAPLSERYDFVNLVVPAGYPNEPTKPRALNYGFEHSDEELVCVIDAEDIVDPELFRTAAAEILVGDVDYAQAKLDMINEDDGWLNTMFRADYAYWFRSVLPAFADAGYPMPLGGTSNFFRRSTLTEMHDRRLAEYGDRWTEPDWEWVRTHGLAGLRPWDPQNVTEDFELGLFLWKEGKTFSYIDLVTREESPLTLDGWIKQRTRWKKGKLYTYLQYRATPPEQPRARFHLFLQSMLPHTGPINIAGIVITLMLANFAGYGPGSLLTAGTFVGLGFVLFAMWLHARGYWSVSEKPPRVRLQRAIKTALTLPFYWLLQWGADIRAIYQTYYGDFDGWERTEHFGRNNQSEPDGGIPRGRRLMPDESATRSTTLVNEIWVVPVLSTIVLVAMATRLFDITAWSLSGSEIHWLNRASGPLWGALISPADPHPPLYALTLRGWVTAFGTGDVAVRGLSVLFALVTILALFVLTRKLYDNATALVAAGLFSVGITQIHLARTVGPATMAACLTALSWLYFYRLGTRRRVGIVYVLATVALVYTHFAGIAVVLAQWLYTGLSESPLNAGSRRIRRPLMASTAMALPWCVVALRPWYGEATLTGSLAYGWLTTLSLTQIRTTLLTLVGHPDVYPLLAGNIITWVVASAVATIFAITSVFAVFTFRDDGGFQFVLVDETQAATLSSLLFMSLAVPFGVSILDPSVFVAQFTALAAIPLYILVARGLTNLDQRHVQTGLVVSLLLASAVFGAFYADSSSQENWRSPAQQVALSADGGDILVFQPGAAEAGFRHYYDGPDIETVSVARGSALNESQVRYVRARIRGHDRVWLLRYRAAESGPLLRVLQDARGDTSVSRYGVVELYEFRASSS, from the coding sequence GTGTCGTCCGCACCGGGCAAGAACTGGCGCTCGACCGAGGAGAGGGACGACGATGAGTCGGCACTCGCCACCGCTGCGACACTGTTCCGGGTGGCGCTGGTCCCGATGACGGTGCCGCTACAGGTCGCGCTGGCGATACGGGACCTCGTCTTCGCGCTCACAATCCTCCCGATACTGACTGTTTGGCTGGTGGTGAACGCGTATCTCTACTACCCGGTCTGTCTGGCGCTTCTCAAACGGCACTGGCGGACTGTACGGCGGGGCTGGCAGCGGCGGGTGCGGCGAACTGACAGTACGGTGGCGAGCGAATCCGCGTACAGCGTCAGTGTTGGGGCGGGGGCACACGAATCGCTCGCCGACGAATCGCTACCGACGATGGCCGTGTTGCTCCCCGCGTACGAGGAGTCGGCCGTTATCGAGCAGTCTATCAGGTCCGTTCAGGCATCGAACTACCCGCCGTCGAAGCTCCAACTGTACGTCCTCACCGAACCCGGCGACGACGAAACGAGCGAAGTGCTGGCGCCGCTGTCGGAGCGGTACGACTTCGTCAATCTCGTCGTCCCGGCCGGGTACCCGAACGAACCCACCAAGCCACGGGCGCTGAACTACGGGTTCGAGCATTCGGACGAGGAGCTCGTCTGTGTCATCGACGCCGAAGACATCGTCGACCCGGAGCTGTTCAGAACCGCCGCGGCCGAGATACTGGTGGGAGACGTCGACTACGCGCAGGCGAAACTGGACATGATAAACGAGGACGACGGCTGGCTGAACACCATGTTCCGGGCCGACTACGCCTACTGGTTTCGCTCGGTACTACCCGCTTTCGCGGACGCCGGCTACCCGATGCCGCTGGGCGGGACGAGCAACTTCTTCCGACGGTCGACGCTGACCGAGATGCACGACCGCCGGCTGGCCGAGTACGGCGACCGCTGGACCGAACCCGACTGGGAGTGGGTCCGCACGCACGGGCTGGCGGGGCTCCGTCCGTGGGACCCACAGAACGTCACCGAGGATTTCGAACTCGGGCTGTTCCTGTGGAAGGAGGGCAAGACGTTCAGTTACATCGACCTCGTGACCCGAGAGGAGTCGCCGCTCACGCTCGACGGGTGGATAAAACAGCGGACGCGCTGGAAGAAGGGAAAGCTCTACACGTACCTGCAGTACCGAGCGACGCCGCCCGAACAGCCGCGGGCCAGATTCCACCTGTTCCTCCAGTCGATGCTGCCCCACACTGGCCCCATCAACATCGCCGGAATCGTCATCACGCTGATGTTAGCGAACTTCGCCGGCTACGGGCCCGGGAGCCTGCTGACCGCGGGGACGTTCGTTGGCCTCGGGTTCGTTCTCTTTGCGATGTGGCTCCACGCCCGGGGCTACTGGAGCGTTTCCGAGAAGCCGCCGCGCGTCCGTCTCCAGCGCGCCATCAAAACGGCGCTCACGCTGCCGTTCTACTGGCTGCTCCAGTGGGGCGCAGACATCCGGGCGATTTACCAGACCTACTACGGGGACTTCGACGGCTGGGAACGGACAGAACACTTCGGGCGGAACAACCAATCCGAGCCCGACGGCGGGATACCTCGCGGGCGGCGGTTGATGCCCGACGAATCGGCGACCCGTTCGACGACACTGGTGAACGAGATATGGGTCGTGCCCGTGCTCTCGACGATTGTCCTGGTCGCCATGGCGACCCGGCTGTTCGACATCACCGCGTGGAGCCTCTCCGGGAGCGAAATCCACTGGCTCAATCGGGCGAGCGGGCCGCTGTGGGGCGCTCTGATTTCGCCGGCGGACCCACACCCGCCGCTGTACGCGCTGACACTCCGCGGGTGGGTGACGGCGTTTGGCACCGGCGACGTAGCGGTTCGAGGGCTCTCGGTGCTGTTCGCTCTCGTCACGATACTGGCGCTGTTCGTACTCACCCGAAAGCTGTACGACAACGCTACTGCCCTCGTTGCGGCCGGCCTGTTCTCCGTCGGTATCACGCAAATCCACCTCGCTCGCACGGTCGGCCCCGCTACGATGGCGGCTTGCCTGACGGCTCTCTCGTGGCTTTACTTCTACCGCCTCGGCACGCGACGGCGTGTCGGAATCGTCTACGTGCTGGCCACCGTCGCACTCGTCTACACGCATTTCGCCGGCATCGCTGTCGTGCTCGCACAGTGGCTGTACACCGGGCTATCCGAGAGCCCGCTAAACGCCGGGTCGCGTCGGATACGACGGCCGCTGATGGCCAGTACGGCCATGGCACTCCCCTGGTGTGTCGTCGCACTCCGACCGTGGTACGGTGAGGCCACGCTCACGGGCTCGCTCGCGTACGGCTGGCTCACGACCCTCTCGCTCACGCAGATTCGAACCACGCTACTGACCCTCGTCGGGCATCCAGACGTCTATCCGCTACTGGCCGGGAACATCATCACTTGGGTCGTCGCGAGCGCCGTGGCCACGATATTCGCAATCACCAGCGTCTTCGCCGTCTTCACCTTCCGAGACGACGGTGGGTTCCAGTTCGTCCTCGTCGACGAGACACAGGCCGCAACACTGTCGTCCCTGCTGTTTATGTCACTGGCCGTTCCGTTCGGCGTCTCGATTCTCGACCCGTCCGTGTTCGTCGCGCAGTTCACCGCTCTCGCGGCGATTCCGCTGTACATCCTCGTCGCACGGGGACTGACGAACCTGGACCAGCGACACGTCCAGACCGGACTCGTCGTGTCACTACTGCTCGCCTCGGCAGTCTTCGGCGCGTTCTACGCCGACAGCAGCTCACAGGAGAACTGGCGCAGTCCGGCACAACAGGTGGCGCTGTCGGCCGACGGCGGCGATATACTCGTCTTCCAGCCGGGGGCGGCCGAGGCCGGCTTCCGGCACTACTACGACGGCCCCGACATCGAAACCGTCTCCGTGGCACGGGGGAGCGCCCTCAACGAGAGCCAGGTGCGGTACGTGCGTGCCCGGATACGCGGACACGACCGCGTTTGGTTGCTCCGCTACCGCGCTGCCGAGTCGGGTCCGCTCCTCCGCGTACTGCAGGACGCGCGCGGCGACACCAGTGTCTCCAGATACGGCGTCGTCGAACTGTACGAGTTCCGGGCCTCGTCTAGCTAA
- a CDS encoding DUF7260 family protein, with translation MTETSQPRIEQALATVRREIDCVEAELTAFRRFRTTLVSIEPTVGAAGTVDASAGGLSALGARQAKPDAGLRAVREAYRETVMAVPHFEAEYDDSLEANLSTEFGPELGTQIATATRLTPQLYEALLTASAGARDERETLLPALERERESLESVRETLDDCERRGAALGANARRTTDPARLDDIDDELADIEADCEAAATARQQRLHGRSAAALSGIDGTSLVRYLYGDRSVTCPALADIVACLDTIRRHRRHCLVSTA, from the coding sequence GTGACTGAGACGAGCCAGCCGCGAATCGAGCAGGCGCTCGCTACCGTTCGGCGAGAGATAGACTGCGTCGAGGCCGAACTGACGGCTTTCAGGCGCTTCCGGACCACCCTCGTGTCCATCGAGCCGACGGTCGGGGCCGCGGGCACCGTCGACGCGTCGGCGGGCGGGCTGTCGGCGCTCGGGGCCCGGCAGGCGAAACCCGACGCCGGCCTCCGCGCCGTCCGGGAGGCCTACCGCGAGACGGTCATGGCCGTGCCACACTTCGAGGCCGAGTACGACGACTCGCTGGAAGCGAACCTGTCGACGGAGTTCGGACCGGAGCTGGGCACGCAAATCGCGACGGCCACGCGCCTGACGCCGCAGTTGTACGAGGCGCTGTTGACTGCGAGCGCGGGGGCCCGCGACGAGCGCGAGACGCTGCTTCCGGCGCTCGAACGCGAGCGCGAGTCGCTGGAGTCGGTCCGGGAGACGCTCGACGACTGCGAGCGCCGCGGGGCCGCCCTCGGAGCGAACGCGCGCCGGACGACCGACCCGGCCCGCCTCGACGACATCGACGACGAACTGGCCGACATCGAAGCGGACTGCGAGGCGGCTGCGACGGCCCGCCAACAGCGACTCCACGGCCGGTCAGCCGCAGCCCTCTCCGGTATCGACGGGACCAGCCTCGTCCGGTACCTGTACGGCGACCGTTCGGTGACGTGCCCGGCGCTCGCCGACATCGTCGCCTGTCTCGACACCATCAGACGCCACCGTCGCCACTGCCTGGTCTCGACGGCCTGA
- a CDS encoding PhoU domain-containing protein produces the protein METRKVQVTGGSTYTVSLPKEWATENDVSAGSVVEFHAERDLLLLAPQRDDGRVEGTLDVTGLENRHELTRAVMTMYVSGFDIIRLEASRITAEQRRIIRDATQGLVGLEMIEETTDRVVLQDLLDSSELSVHNAITRMRLVSLTMLSDAVEALIQDDDDLAADVMQRDDDVDRLWYMISRVFRTVLRNPTAADEIGFPRETVFDFQSSARQLERIADHATKIAGLSQEIGEITGETADLLDQLEAEATAVPETAMDALLTEDADEAVELANAARSRMPDVDETAREVDSEIREFDPQSAQVLGLVVDSLSRTADYGGNIAESALQKAAPRPQS, from the coding sequence ATGGAGACACGCAAGGTCCAGGTGACGGGCGGGTCGACATACACCGTCTCATTACCCAAAGAGTGGGCGACAGAGAACGACGTGAGCGCGGGCAGCGTCGTCGAGTTCCACGCCGAACGGGACCTGCTGTTGCTCGCTCCGCAACGGGACGACGGCCGCGTGGAGGGGACGCTGGACGTGACCGGGCTCGAAAACAGGCACGAACTCACGCGGGCGGTGATGACGATGTACGTCAGCGGCTTCGACATCATCCGGCTGGAGGCCTCGCGCATCACGGCCGAGCAGCGGCGCATCATCCGCGACGCGACGCAGGGGCTGGTCGGCCTGGAGATGATAGAGGAGACGACCGACCGGGTCGTCCTGCAGGACCTGCTCGACTCCTCGGAGCTGTCGGTCCACAACGCGATTACGCGCATGCGGCTGGTCTCCCTGACGATGCTCTCCGACGCCGTCGAGGCGCTCATCCAGGACGACGACGACCTCGCGGCCGACGTGATGCAGCGCGACGACGACGTGGACCGCCTCTGGTACATGATTTCGCGCGTGTTCCGGACCGTCCTCCGGAACCCGACGGCGGCCGACGAAATCGGCTTCCCCCGCGAGACCGTCTTCGATTTCCAGTCCAGCGCCCGGCAACTGGAGCGCATCGCCGACCACGCGACCAAAATCGCCGGTCTCTCGCAGGAAATCGGCGAGATAACCGGCGAGACCGCCGACCTCCTCGACCAGCTGGAAGCCGAAGCCACCGCCGTCCCCGAGACCGCCATGGACGCCCTGCTGACCGAAGACGCCGACGAGGCCGTCGAGCTTGCGAACGCGGCCCGGAGCCGCATGCCCGACGTCGACGAGACCGCCCGCGAAGTCGACAGCGAGATACGCGAGTTCGACCCACAGAGCGCGCAGGTGCTCGGGCTCGTCGTCGACTCCCTGTCCCGGACCGCCGACTACGGCGGCAACATCGCCGAGAGCGCGCTCCAGAAAGCCGCACCGCGACCCCAGTCCTAA